Proteins encoded together in one Papaver somniferum cultivar HN1 unplaced genomic scaffold, ASM357369v1 unplaced-scaffold_117, whole genome shotgun sequence window:
- the LOC113329671 gene encoding heat shock cognate 70 kDa protein-like, translated as MVVERTEGGGAAAIGIDLGTTYSCVAVLKNDGSVEIIENDQGNRITPSYVAFTDTERLIGDGAKNQAAVNATNTVFDAKRLIGRKFSDSVVQSDMTLWPFKVIAGEDEKPMIEVSYKGKDMQVSAEEISSMVLSKVRETAECFLGSTVENAVITVPAYFNDSQRQATEDAGIIAGLNVLQILNEPTAAGIAYGLDKKATSAGAKNVLIFDLGGGTIDVSILNINEGRFEVKATAGDTHLGGEDFDNRMVNYFVQEFKRKHKKDISGNPRALRRLRTACERAKRSLSSTIQTTIEIDALYEKVDFYTAITRAKFEELNMDLFKICMESVEKCVGDTKLDKSSVNEIVLVGGSSRIPKVQSMLREFFSGKELCKSINPDEAVAYGAAVQAAILSGQGNEKVQDLVLLDVTPPCRNQITIKNDKGGFSKAEIQRLAREAEKYKLEDEIYKQKVELRNAFVVYMEKVKDAIDGIQSSADRDKIEAAVSNATKWFEENESCELDDLIEHMKELENICGPLISETNGQHSKKAKII; from the exons ATGGTTGTTGAAAGAACAGAGGGAGGAGGAGCAGCAGCAATTGGGATTGATTTGGGAACAACATATTCATGTGTTGCTGTATTGAAGAATGATGGTAGTGTTGAGATTATTGAAAATGACCAAGGAAATCGAATTACTCCTTCTTATGTTGCATTTACTGATACTGAACGCTTGATTGGAGATGGTGCTAAGAATCAAGCTGCTGTGAATGCTACCAACACCGTTTTTG ATGCAAAACGTCTAATTGGTAGGAAATTCAGCGACAGTGTTGTTCAGAGTGATATGACCCTGTGGCCTTTCAAAGTCATTGCTGGTGAAGATGAGAAACCTATGATTGAAGTCAGTTACAAGGGAAAGGATATGCAGGTTTCAGCCGAGGAGATCTCATCCATGGTTCTCAGTAAAGTGCGAGAAACTGCTGAATGTTTTCTTGGCTCAACTGTTGAGAATGCTGTTATTACCGTCCCTGCTTACTTCAACGATTCTCAGAGACAAGCTACAGAGGATGCTGGTATAATTGCTGGTCTTAATGTACTGCAAATTCTCAATGAACCAACGGCTGCTGGAATCGCTTACGGTCTTGACAAGAAGGCAACCAGTGCTGGTGCAAAGAATGTTCTTATCTTTGATCTTGGTGGTGGTACTATTGATGTTTCAATTCTCAACATTAACGAGGGAAGATTTGAAGTCAAGGCTACTGCTGGAGATACCCATCTTGGAGGAGAGGATTTTGATAACAGGATGGTTAATTACTTTGTTCAAGAGTTTAAAAGGAAGCACAAGAAAGATATTAGTGGAAATCCAAGAGCTCTTAGAAGGTTGAGAACAGCTTGCGAGAGGGCAAAAAGGTCCCTCTCATCTACTATTCAGACAACCATTGAGATTGATGCTTTGTATGAAAAAGTCGACTTTTATACAGCCATTACTCGTGCTAAATTTGAAGAATTGAACATGGACTTGTTTAAGATATGTATGGAATCTGTTGAGAAGTGTGTGGGGGATACTAAGTTGGACAAGAGCAGCGTAAATGAAATCGTGCTTGTAGGCGGGTCTTCAAGAATCCCAAAGGTTCAATCTATGTTGAGGGAGTTCTTTAGTGGGAAGGAACTTTGCAAGAGCATCAACCCTGATGAGGCTGTGGCTTATGGTGCTGCGGTGCAAGCTGCTATTTTAAGTGGCCAGGGAAATGAGAAGGTGCAGGACTTGGTTTTGTTGGATGTCACCCCTCCTTGCAGAAATCAAATTACGATTAAGAATGATAAGGGCGGATTTTCGAAGGCTGAGATCCAGAGATTGGCTCGAGAGGCTGAGAAATACAAGTTAGAAGATGAAATATACAAGCAGAAGGTGGAATTAAGAAACGCCTTTGTGGTTTACATGGAAAAAGTGAAGGATGCAATTGATGGCATTCAATCATCGGCTGATAGAGACAAGATTGAGGCTGCTGTCAGCAACGCCACCAAGTGGTTTGAAGAGAATGAATCGTGCGAATTGGATGATCTGATTGAGCATATGAAGGAACTAGAGAACATTTGCGGTCCTCTCATAAGTGAAACTAATGGGCAGCATTCAAAGAAAGCTAAGATCATCTAA